GCCGCTGTTCGAGACGCTGAAGCCCCTGGTGTCGACGGTTCTGGCCGCGTGAGAGGGCGCCTCAGCTTGACGCGTGTGACCGGACTCGCCAAGGTACTAGGCGATGATTCGGAAATGTTTCTGGTCGGTGGCGGCGGGTCTGATGCTCGCCGTCGTCGCTCCGGCCGCGCCGGCCGCGGCGGCGCCCGGGGATGACGACACCGCCGGTGGATGGGTGCCCGACGGCCAGGAACTCAGCACCTTCGACCTTGCCGACCCCGCCGTCAACCGCCTCACCCCGGCGCTGCTGCACGCGATCCAGCGGGCAGCGCACGGCGCCAAGGCGGACGGCATCACGCTCGGCCTCACCTCCGGGTGGCGCTCGCCGGAATTCCAGCAGCAGTTGTTCAATGACGCAGTCGCCCGGTACGGCAGCGCGGCGATCGCCAGCGAGTACGTCGCCTCCCCCGAGACGTCCAAACACGTCATCGGCCACGCCGTTGACGTCGGCCCCACCGCCGCCGACACCTGGCTCATCCGCAACGGGTCGGCCTACGGGCTGTGCCAGATCTACGCCAACGAGATCTGGCACTTCGAGCTGGCGTCCGACTATGGGGGCACCTGTCCGCCGTTGCGGCCAAACGCGGCCGGCTGACACCCACATGCTCGAAGTCATCGACAAGGGCGATCCCACCGACGAGCATCCGGTACCACTGCTGTTCGTTCACGGCGCCTGGCACGGGGCCTGGTGCTGGGACGAGCACTTCCTCGATTTCTTCGCGGGCCACGGATACCGCGTCGTCGCCCCGAGTCTGCGCGGCCACGGCGCAAGCCCCGGTGCGCTGCGCGGGGCGCGCATCCGGGACTACGTCGCCGATGTGGCCTCGACAGCGGAGTCGTTGCCGACGCCGCCGGTGGTGATCGGGCATTCGATGGGCGGCTTTGTGGTTCAGCACTACCTGACGCGGCACACCGCCGCCGGGGCGATCCTGCTGGCGTCGATCCGGCCCCGGGGCGTGCTCCGGGTGACCGGACGCATCGCCCGCCGCCACCCGGTGCAGTTCGTCAAGGTGAACGCTCAGATGCGGCTGGGACCGCTGGTGACCACGCCCGCACTGGCCAGGGAGTTGTTCTTCTCCGCGGCGATGCCGCAGGCGGACGTCATCTCTTATCAGGGTCGGCTCCAGGACGAGTCCTATCGAGCCTTTCTCGACATGCTCGCACTCGACCTGGTCGACCCGAAACAAGTCAGTCGCGTGCCCCTGCTGGTGCTCGGCGCCGAGCACGACGCCATCGTCACGCCACGCGAAACCCGCAGTATCGCAGCACATTACGGGACTGAGGTAGAGGTGTTTCCGGACCTGGCCCACGACGTCATGCTGGAACCCGGCTGGCGGGCGGTGGCCGAGCGAATGCAGAGCTGGCTCGCCGCGCACGGACTGTAGATCACGGGCGCATCAAGAATCTATTGAGAATTCCACAAGCCGTGCGCATGAGGCTTTGGTTAACGCAAACCAGCGTCCACCACCCTCAGTAACACGGAGATAGCAATGTTCACTCGTCGTTTCACCGCTTCCCTGGCCGGCACCACCCTCACCGCCGCCACGCTCGGCCTGGCCGCCCTCGGCCTGGCCGGCACGGCTGGCGCAAGCACGGTCGACGACAGCTTCATCGCGCAGATCAAGGCTGACGGCATCACCCCGCCCAGCAACGCGCGGGCCATCAGCGAGGCGCACGCCGTCTGCAGCGCGCTCGACGCCGGCCAGTCCAGCAAGCAGGTCATCAGCGGAGTGGCCCAGCGGACCGGCCTGAGCAGCAACGGTGCCCACACCTTCGCCGTCGACGCCGCCAGCGCCTACTGCCCGCAGTACGTCACCACCACCTGACCCTCAACCCGATTCGCCGCCTCACAGCTACTGTGGGGCGGCGTTTCGGTGCGCGGGGTTAAGCGCGGAACGCGGCGACCGGCATCTCGACGCTGCCCTGACACGGACCGCTGGCGATGTCGGTGTGCCAGGTGCCGCGCAGCGACCCGTCGGACTGCGGCGCATAGAACGCCCACGACTTGGCGGGTGCCCAGACTTTCGGAACCCCCTCTCCCATAAAGCAATCCCACTGAAAGTCGAAGCGCTCAACCCACCGGGTGCCGTCCCAGGTGTAGTGCGAAGGCACCGAGATCGTCGGGTTGTTGGGTTTCGGGCCGTTGTTGGCGGTGGCGACGCAGGTGGCGGCCGAACACACCGTCGAGAAGACGTAGTCGGCGCTGAAAGTCTGCTCGGTTTGGCCGGCGGCCACGCTGGTGCCTTTCTTGTCGACCGCGTACCTCACCAGCGAGTACTTGCCGTTCCACGACGGTGTTGCCGCGTGCGCCGCCGGCATGCCGAGTGCCCCCAGGCATACCGCGAGCATGGCGAACATCCATCCCAGGCGCATCGTGCCCATGCTGCCGGTCGGATGACGCGACGGGGTATCGAGGCGGATACGATCCCGCTCAACCCAATTCGAACTTCGTCGCACCGAACGGCTCGGCTGTTCCCAGCGCGAACACCGCGGTCGGTTGCACCCGGTAGAGATGCCACGGCGCCCGTCCCGCCGAGGGCGCGCTGAACGGCGCGGTGAGCGCGTCTCCGGCCACCTCCGCCGGCCAGCCGTCTGCGGCGTATATCGCTGCCACAGAGGTTAATTCGCTGCTGTCGGTGACCCGGTCGGCGGTGCCTTCGATGATGAGGTCAAAGGGCTCGGTGGCGACGCTGACGGTGCATCGGGCGTCCCGCGCCAGATTCCGCGACTTGCGGGTGGTCGGGCCGGATGTGAAATACCAGGTGCCGTCCACCGATTGCACCCCGACCGGCATGACGTGCGGACTCCCGTCGGGATTGGTGGTGGTGAGCCAGGTCGTGTGCCGTTGCGGGCCACCGGTTCCCGGCGCCTGCGGTAACGGGCCGTCCAGCACCGCTCTGACCCGGTCCCACTCGATCGGCGGTGTCCCGTATCCGTCGAGGTTGTGCTGTGTGATCGTCATAGCTGGATAGACCGTGGCCGGGCCGAAAGTTCATCGCCCGTGTAACAGAAACAGGGCGTAGGCGGCGATCGACTGCGCGTCGGCGATCACACTGTTGCGCATCATCTGCTCGACATCTGCGCGCGGGAACCAGGCGCTGCGCATGTCCTGCTCCTCGTGTTCGCGATCAGCGTCCCCCTCCGAGATTCCGGTGGCCAGATAGACCCATCCGCGCTGACTGCTCATCCCGGGGGCGACGTCGAGCTGCCCGAGGGCCTCGAACGACGTTGCCCGCAGCCCGGTTTCCTCACGCAACTCCCGTTCGGCGAGCGCGGCCGGCTCAAGGTCGGTTAAATCCGGGGCGGTGCCTTGGGGGAACTCCCAGCGGCGCGCGCCCACCGGATACCGGAATTGCTCCACCAACCGGAATCGCTCTCCGTCGTACGGCATTACGAGTGCATAGGTCGGCTTGTCCACGACCGCGTAAATGCCCGGGCTGCCGTCCGGCCGGCGGATGTCGTCTTCGCGCAGGACCATCCAGGGGTTGCGATACGCCTCACGGGACGCGACGGTTTCGATGAAAGGCACCAAGCCAGTATTGACTCATGGTGCTGCCGGCTTCGCGCGACGTTGCACGAAAGGAGCGGAGGATGCTGACGTTCGAGGAGATCTGCATCGACGCGGCTGACCCGACCACCCTCGGCCAGTGGTGGGCGCGAGCGCTGGGCTGGCAACACGAGATTGACGAGGAAGGCGACGTGCGGCTCACCGCGCCGCATGGGGCGGGCCCGTCCTGGATGTTTCTTCGCGTCGCTGACGAGCGAATCGTCAAGAATCGCATCCACTTCGACTTCCGTCCCGATGATCAGGAGGCCGAAGTTCGGCGCCTGCTCGAGTTGGGCGCGCGCCAGGTCGACATCGGTCAGGGTAGGCAGAGCTGGGTGGTACTGGCCGATCCGGAGGGCAACGAGTTCTGCGTGCTGGCGGCGAACCGGGACGGGGAGTAGGACCCCGACGTCGATGACCGCTATCGGGCGCGACCGACTCGTGCTGGCTGCCATTCTGGCGCTGGCGGCGGGGTTGCGTCTGATCGCGCTGCCGCGGCGCGGTGAGTGGGACGACGACCAGGGCACGGAGATGCTCGCGATGCTGGGCTGGGTGCGGGATGGCCGTATCCCCCTGCTGGGCCCCGTGAGTTCGGCCCCGACGGTTCATCACGGCGCCTGGTTCTACTGGATCCTGGCGCCGGGCGCGTTCGCGACCGACGCTCACCCGATGGCGGCCGTCGCAACGCTGGCCGTGATCGGTATCGGTGGCGTCGCGGCGGCCTGGTGGCTCGGACGCACGGTCGGCGGTCCGCTCGCCGGTCACCTGACCGGGTTGCTGATGGCCGTCAGTCCGGCGGCGATCACGGCCTCGACGTACGTCTGGAACGCCAATATCGTCGCGCCCGGGGCGGCACTGGCATCGGCTGCGGCCTGGCAGGCGTGGCGGACGCGCCGCGCGCGCTGGTGGCTGCTGTCGGCCGTCGGCGGGGTGCTGATGCTCAGCGGACACCTGCTGGCCGCCGTCGCGCTTCCGTCGTTCGCCGCCTTGATGGCCGCCGACCTGCTCAGGCGGCCGCGATCGGAGTGGCCGTGGCTGCCCATGCTTGGTGCGATCGGGATCGTCGCGGTGGGCTACCTGCCCAGCCTGGTCCAGTGGCGCGCCGTCGTGGACTTCCTCGCCACGCATGATCCGGGCGGACCTTCGCTGCCCGCCCGGTTGGTCGTCATTTCCCGACGGGTGCTGGCCTGGCCGGTATCGGGCTTCGCGGATTCGGCGCCCTGGTCCGGCTGGCTGACGGCGTTGCTCACATTGGCGGCACTCGTGATAACGATCCAAAGAGCCGGTCCCTTAAGGCAATTCGGCTGTTGGGCCGCGGCGACGACGGGATGGTCGGTGCTCGCGCTGGCCGTCCTGGCGCCGACGCTCGCCACCCCGTTCGCGGGCCTGCCCACCGACCAGTACCACGCGTGGCTGGAGCCGATCCTGTTGGCGGCCATCGGCACTGCCGGTGCGCAGCTGTGGCGCACAAAGGTGGTGGCTACCGCTCTGGTCGGCGCCTGCATCGCGTTGTCCCTGATTTCGCTGCCACCGCTGTCGTCTCCGGACGGCGGGTGGCCGAGGGCCGCGGAAACCGCGACCCGGATCCGGGCGGTCACCGACGGCCACACCGTCGCGGTGGCTGGTGTAGGCAAGAGTGGGGCTGCGCTGGAGTTTCCGTTGCGCCGTGCACACAGCCCCGGTGCCGGGTTCGCCGCTGCCGAGTTCCTCGTCGTGACCTGCGACCCGTTGTTCTTCCGGGTGGCCGTGTTGCCCTGCGGCGGACAGGCCGAGGCCGCCGAGGCCCGCGAACTCGGGTTCCCGCGCGCCCGGGTGGTCGACCGTTTCGCCGACGGTCCCCGACGGGTGATCAGCATCTTCGCCAGCCACTGAAACCTTTGCCAGTGCTGTCGTGAGCAAACCCTGCGGAATGCGCTGCGTTTCTTTAAGCTCCTCTTGGGGTTTGTGATCATGGCTTTGTATGCACCACCGAAGCACAGTTTGCGGGGGCGGCCAGGCGGCCGTCAGCAAACGGCGTCGGCGCTTGTGATCGGCCTTGCAGTCGCGTCGGTGTTGGTCGGCGTGGCCAGTTGCTCGAAGTCGGGAAAGCCGGCGGTGCAGCGCGAGGTCGTGCTGCAGTCCGCGTCGTCCCGCGCGTATCCCTGGACGACTGACCTGAGCACGGTGGCTCTGCCCACCGAAGGCGAGACACCGGGTCCGATTGCGGCGTCCGGGGGTGCGGCCAGTCCGGTGGACGTCTCGGGCACTCAACCGGAGCTGTATGGCGGCGTCACCGGCGTTCCGGTGTTGGACCGGGACAAGTTGGTGACGGAACTGGATGCCAACCCGCCGATGGCCACCGCGTGGCGTAGCGCCGCGGGAGCCCAGGACGTGGACGGCTATGTCGGTTCGCTGACGCCGGTGGTGTTGATCCACGACACCGCGGTGACGGATCACTCGTATCGGAATGGTGCCGCGGCGCCCTTTCAGTCGGTGCTGCAGGCGGGCACTCCGGTTCTGGTCGACGCGCAGGGAGTTCCCCGCGTGCGCGGCACTTCCGGCAGCCCATTGTCCGAGCCGGAGCGCGACGTGACTCCCACCTACAGCGGGAAGGGCTGGCCGACGTTCGCGCAGTCGTCGGTGGTGGCCGTGCAGCCCGCTCCGGAACCCGCGAAGTCGATGCAGCTGCTGGCCGTGACACCGGTCGGGGAAGAGGCGGCCAACCCGTTCCAGCCCGACATCGCGGTGGGTCAGACGGTTCCCGTGCAATCGACGCGGACGGCGCCGCCGCCGCCGGTCGGTTCGCTGCCGCTCGGACCATTGCCGACGGCGACGCGGCGTCCGGGTGCCCAGCTGCCGACGGGCGCGACCCCCACCGGTGCTCAGCCGACCGGTGCGCAGCCGACCGGTGTTCAGCCGACGGCTGTTCAGCCGACGGCGACGCCGCGACCTACGGGGGCCCAGCCGACGGGGGCGCAGCCCACGGGGGCGCAGCCCACGGGCGTGCAGCCGACGGGAACGCCGCGGCCCACTGGTGCGCAACCGACGGGCGTGCAGCCGACCGGCGTCCAGCCGACGGGCGTCCAGCCCACGGGCGTCCAGCCGACGGGCGCGCAGCCGACGGGCGTGCAACCCACCGGAGTCCAGCCGACGGGCGTGCAGCCGAAGCCCACCGGCGCACCGCAGCCCACCGCGGCACCCAAACCCACCGCGGCACCGCAGCCCACCGCGGCACCGCAGCCGACCGCGGCACCCAAACCCACCGCGGCACCGCAGCCGACCGCGGCACCCAAACCCACCGCGGCACCGCAGCCGACCGCGGCACCCAAACCCACCGCGGCACCGCAGCCGACCGCGGCACCCAAACCCACCGCGGCACCGCAGCCGACCGCGGCACCCAAACCCACGGCCGCACCGCAGCCCACCGGCAACCGGCCGACCTAGTCGCTGCGATTGCAGTGGAATTAGCCCGCGACCAAGATAAGTTCCGGATCGACACATAAGCGCGTCATGCTGGCGTCAACCGGCGCGGTGATCGATAGTCAATTCAAGCCGGCCGACGCCCATGTCATCGGGAGTGGGTGTTCATGCGGGACGACTCATGGCGGAGCGGGCGGAACATGGTGCGCCACATCATCGTCAGCGGTGACGACGCGCTGGCCGCGACGATCATCGAGGAACTCAACAAAGTCGGCGCCAATGTCGCGATGCTGACCGGTGACAACCTGGTCGGGATCGACCTCACCAACGCCGACGCCGTGGTGTGCGTCGGCGACGACGACGCGAAGAACCTCGAAATCGCCTTGCTTGCAAGGAAAGCCAACCCACATGTGCGGGTCGTCGCCCGACTGGCCAACGACGTGCTGCGCGAGGCGATGGCCGCCGACAACGGTCCGGGCGCGATCCTGGACGTCGCCGACCTAGCCGCGCCCTCGGTGGTCGAATCGGTACTGGCCTACACCGCGCACCCGTTCGACGCCGCAGGCATCCACTTCGTGGTCTCCGGGTCCGAAGCACCGCGGGACGCGACCCTGCGCGACATCTACGGCGATCTGGCGCCCGTGGCGGTGATCGGCGGAAAGGACTCCCCCGCTCCCGGTGAGGTGGTTGCATGTCCGGGCCGGGACCTGCAGGTGCACGCCAAGGACTGGACAGTGATGATCGGCACCGCCGAGGAGGTCACGGCTCGCGGCCTCCAGGTGCCCCGCCCAGTACCCACCCGCTCCGGGCGACCCCGAATGCACCGCGGCATGGACGCGGTGCGCACGGTGCGCGACGAAGTGAACCCGATGTTCTACCGGGCGTTGGGGGCGGCGCTGGCCCTGCTGGTGGTGTCGACGGTGGTGCTGCGCTTCTGCTACCGGATGCCGGGCATGAACTGGATCGACGCCCTGTACTTCACCACCGAGACCATTGCGACGGTCGGCTACGGCGACTTCAGCTTCGCGAACCAGCCGATCTGGTTGCGGCTGTTCAGCATCATGTTGATGTTCGCCGGCGTCACCACCACCGCATTGTTGGTCGCCTTCGTCGCCGACCTGCTGTTGTCGCGCCGTTTCGTCCGCTCGGCCGGGCGCTCGCGGGTGCGCCACATGCGCAACCACATCATCGTCGTCGGGCTGGGCTCATTCGGCAGCCGCGTGGTCAGCGACCTGGTCACCGCCGGATGCGACGTCGCCGTGATCGAACTCGACGACAACAATCGCTACCTGGCCTCGGCGGCCGAACTCGATGTTCCGGTGATCTTCGGCGACGCGACACTACGCCAGACGCTGGAATACGCCGGGATCGAGAAGGCACGCGCGGTAGCCGTGCTGACCCAGGACGACATGGTCAACATCGAAGTGGGCATCGTCCTGCGGGAGATGCTGAACGCCCGACCCCACCGCAAGCTGCACCGCAAGCACGTTCCGCTGGTGCTGCGGGTGTACGACCGCTCGCTGGGATCCGCGGTGGCACAGCGGTTCGGGTTCAACCACGTCCGCTCGACGGTCGATCTGGCGGCGCCCTGGTTCATCGGCGCCGCGATGGGACTGCAGGTGCTGGGCACGTTCTCCGTCGGGCAACGCTCATTCATGGTGGGCGGCATGCGCGTCGCCTCCGGCAGCGAGCTCGACGGCAAGCCCATGCACGAGTTGTCCACGCAGACCCGCGTCATCGCGATCACCGGACCCGACGGGCAAGTCAAGCTGCATCCGCGCCGCGACGCCCGCCTGGAAGGCGGCGACACCGTCTACCTGGTCGGCCCGTACCGCGAACTGCTGGCCACCCTGCGCAAGGGACTGCCGACGGATCAGTCCGCCGCCGTCCACGAGGCGGCGGCGGGCTGACTACAACGCGGCGACGACGTCGGCCGCGCGGCGCAGTTGCTCGATGTCCGAGCTGGTGGGGATGAGCTGCACTTCGTGCGTGCCGATGTCCGCGAACCTCTTGAGCACCGCGACCAGGTCGTCCTCGGTGCCGGCCCAGCCGGTCATCGGCGCCATGGCGTCGACGTACTCGGCCGGGATCCAGTTCATGTAGCGCCGCAGGTGTCGGTGCACCTGGCCGCGGGCGTCGTCGGCGTCGCCGAACGCGAACCAGAACGAGGTCGCCAGGTGGGGTTCCGGCTTGCCGGCCTCGGACCAGGCCGTGCGCGCCACATCGAACAGTTCGTTCTGCTTGGCGACGTCGAGGTCCAAAGTGGTTCCGGCCATTCCGTCGGCCCAGGCCGACGCGCTGCGCACGGTCTTGGGTCCGATGGTGCCGACGTGCAGCGGTGGGCCACCGGGTTGGATTGGCGAGGGCCCCACGGGCCGTACTGACTCGGTGGTCTTCTCCCCCGCCCACACGCGCTTCATGACCGCGACCCGTTCGGCCATGCCGCGGATTGTCTGCGTCTTGGGGTCGGCGCCGACCGCGTTGTAGTCCTCGTGCCGGCCGCCGACACCGATTCCCACCGTCAGTCGGCCGCCGCTGAGCATGTCGCCGGTGGCCAGGCCCTTGGCGAGCATGACCGGGTCGTGCAGCTGCGGAACGATCACCGTCGTCACGAGACGCACCCGCTGGGTCCATGCCGATATCGCACCCAGCAGCGTCAGGCTGTCCGGGTTGTCGAAGGCGATGCGCTCGCCCCAACACAGCGACGAGAACGGGCCCTCGTCGATCGCCTGCGCCCACTGCCGCAGCAGCGCCGCGTCCAGGTCGGGCTCCATCACGGGCATGGTCATACCTATCTGCACGTGATTGATTCTGGCAGCATGGGTTGGATGGCATTAACCAGCACGTCAATTGCGCATGTTCGACTCACCGTCACCGACATCGAGCGGTCGCGGCAGTTCTACGAGAGCGTGTTCGACTGGCCGGTGCTGATCGAGGCGCCGGACAATGCCGATGAAGCGACCCGCCGGCGGTTGGGCTTTCTGTTCGGCGGCGTGATCTACGACATGGGCGGCGCCTTGCTGGGATTGCGGCCGGTGGCCGATGACCGCTTCGACGAGAACCGCTGCGGGCTGGACCACATCGCGTTCCGGGTCGGCAGCAAAGCCGAATTGGATACTGCGGCAGAGCATCTCGACGAGCTCGGCATCGCCCACGAGCCGATCAAGGACATCGGGCCGTCGTACATCCTGGAGTTTCGCGACCCGGACAACATCGCCTTGGAGCTGACGGCGCCGAAGTAGGTCTTGGGCGCTTGGCCCGCTGCCCCTAGTTCATGTCCCTCTGGCCGCGAGGGGCCCCAGATGCACGGCCGTTGCGGCGTGTCGGCGGCAACACGCGGGCGCTCGCCGCGGCTAGGTGAGGCCGCCGGCGGCCACTCCTGACCGCGCGGGTGCACAGAATGCCAGCGCCGGCGGCGTGTCGCTGTACATCTGTGCACGCTCGGCGCCGACAGGGGAGACTGGCGAGAACTATGAGTATCAGCTTCAACCACACCATCGTCGCGTCGCGCGACAAGCAAGAATCCGCGGAGTTCCTGGCCGAACTGTTCGGCCTGCCCAGCCCCACCCCGTTCGGCCCGTTCCTCGTCGTGGCGCTGGATCACGGCGCGAGCCTGGACTACGCCGACGCCGCCGACGGCGACGAGATCCGGCCGCAGCACTATGCGTTTCTGGTTTCCGAAGCCGAGTTCGACGCGATCTACGGCAAGATCACGGCCCGCGGCTTGCCGCACTGGGCAGATCCTCGCGCCCAACGCTCGGGAGAGATCAACACCCGCGACGGCGGCCGCGGCGTGTACTTCCGGGATCCGGCCGGTCACGCGATGGAGATCCTGACCAGGCCCTACGGCTCGGGCTAACCGCGCGCGGCGCCGTGCCGTTCACTCTCCTGGTCGCGGTAGTCGTCGGCCATTTGCGCAACATGCTCGGGCAGGGTGCCGTTGGCGACATCGGCCACGGTCGTCTCCTCGAGCACCGAACGCATGCTGGCCCGCAGCGCCCGCCACACATCGGTGAGGGCGACGGTCGGCCCGGAATAAGGCAGGTCGCCGAGGCCGATGTCGCGAACGCTGGCCAACGGCCCGTCGATGCAACGCAGCACGTCGGCAATACTGATCTCGGTTCCCGGCCGCGCCAGTTCGTACCCGCCCTCACGTCCCCGGTGGCTGCGCACCAGTCGGTCGGTCCGCAGATTAGTCAGGATGTCGACGAGGAACTGCGGCGGAATGCCCTGGGCCTGGGCCAGCTCGTCAGTTTTGACCAGCGTGCCGCTGGGGACCGTCGCGAGCTGGACCATCGCCCGCACGGCGTATTCCGCCTTGGCCGACATCCGCATGACCAGGATTGTGCCAGCCTCGCGCGTCGGGCTCTTAGGCGCGCACTTCCAGCATGTCGATCACGCTCTGCGCCTGCTCTTCGACACTCCGGTCGGCGGTGAGCCGCAGATCCGGGTCCTTCGGCCGTTGATACGGGCTGTCGATCCCGGTGAAGTGGGTGATCTCCCCCGCGCGCGCCTTGGCGTACAGGCCCTTGGGGTCGCGCCGTTCACACTCCTTCAGCGGGGTGTCGCAGAACACCTCGAAGAACTCAAATCCGGCGTCGGCGTGGACCTTCCGAGCCATCTCGCGGTGCTCGGCCAGCGGGCTGATGGCCGGCACCAACACGATCTGACCCGAATCCGCCAGCAGCGTGGCCACATGCGCCAGCCGGCGCAGGTTCTCCGCCCGGTCGGCCATGCTGAAGCCCAGGTCGGCGTTCAGGCCGTGCCGCAGGTTGTCGCCGTCGAGAACGTAAGCGGGAATGCCCTTTTCGAGCAACTTCTGCTCGACGAGCATGGCCACCGACGACTTGCCGGCGCCGGATAAACCGGTGAGCCACACCGTCTTACCCTGAATCGCGCGATCGGCGGCGGTGACGAGCGATTTGTGCCGCACGGTGTTCGGGCTTGCCTTCTGGGCCACGACATCACGCAACACCATGCCCGCCGCCACCGTGCCATTGGTGTCCGGATCGATCAGGATGAAGGACCCGGTGCTGGCGTTGCGGGAGTACTCGTCGAGCAGCAGGGGCACCTGGGTACGCAGCGACACGCGACCGAGTTCGTTGAGCTTGAGGGCCGTTGCCGTCTTGTCGCGGTGCAGCGTGTTGACGTCGAGCCGGTAGTCGAGTCCCGTGATCCGCGCACGGGTGGTTCGGGTGGTGTGCTTGATGATGTAGTCGCGGCCCGGCTCCAGCGCCGATCCGTCGGCCATCCAGCACACGGTCGCATCGAACTGCTGGACGACCCGGGGCTGGTTGTTGGTGCGGGCGATCATGTCGCCGCGG
This genomic stretch from Mycobacterium paragordonae harbors:
- a CDS encoding Rrf2 family transcriptional regulator encodes the protein MRMSAKAEYAVRAMVQLATVPSGTLVKTDELAQAQGIPPQFLVDILTNLRTDRLVRSHRGREGGYELARPGTEISIADVLRCIDGPLASVRDIGLGDLPYSGPTVALTDVWRALRASMRSVLEETTVADVANGTLPEHVAQMADDYRDQESERHGAARG
- a CDS encoding VOC family protein, coding for MSISFNHTIVASRDKQESAEFLAELFGLPSPTPFGPFLVVALDHGASLDYADAADGDEIRPQHYAFLVSEAEFDAIYGKITARGLPHWADPRAQRSGEINTRDGGRGVYFRDPAGHAMEILTRPYGSG
- the cysC gene encoding adenylyl-sulfate kinase, encoding MATLLRLATAGSVDDGKSTLIGRLLYDSKAVMEDQWAAVEKTSKDRGHEYTDLALVTDGLRAEREQGITIDVAYRYFATPKRKFIIADTPGHIQYTRNMVTGASTAQLVIVLVDARHGLLEQSRRHAFLASLLGIQHIVLAVNKMDLIGWDKEQFEAIRDDFHAFAARLDVQDVATIPISALHGDNVVTKSEQTPWYEGPALLSHLEEVFIAGDRNLVDVRFPVQYVIRPHTHEHQDHRSYAGTVASGVMRPGDEVVVLPIGKATRIAAIEGPNGPVTEAFPPMAVSVSLTDDIDISRGDMIARTNNQPRVVQQFDATVCWMADGSALEPGRDYIIKHTTRTTRARITGLDYRLDVNTLHRDKTATALKLNELGRVSLRTQVPLLLDEYSRNASTGSFILIDPDTNGTVAAGMVLRDVVAQKASPNTVRHKSLVTAADRAIQGKTVWLTGLSGAGKSSVAMLVEQKLLEKGIPAYVLDGDNLRHGLNADLGFSMADRAENLRRLAHVATLLADSGQIVLVPAISPLAEHREMARKVHADAGFEFFEVFCDTPLKECERRDPKGLYAKARAGEITHFTGIDSPYQRPKDPDLRLTADRSVEEQAQSVIDMLEVRA